DNA sequence from the Chryseobacterium indicum genome:
TCATTGTCATTGTTTAATTTCTCTGGGTTCCAATCAGAATATTGAAAAAATTGTTCAATTATTGAAAGGAGAATCTTCATATTGGATCAATAAAAATGCATTGACAAAAGAAAAGTTTTTTTGGCAGGATGAATATTTTGCTGTTTCAGTTTCTGAATCTATGATTGAATCAGTGAGAAATTACGTTAAAAATCAGGAAAGTCATCACAAAAAGAAATCGTTTGCAGAAGAATATCAGGAATTTTTGGATAAATATAATTTTAAATAATCTGAGTTCAAAATAAGTCTTCTTAAACGCCATATTAAACAAAGAGATTCAATTATCAGTAATTCAGCTTTTAAGATATACAAAGGCGTAAAATTGATCAAAGTAATACCATTTTTGTCTTTTTTAAATAAACGAGGTGGCTTTGTTTAGCTTACCAACTTTCAATAAGTAAAAAAATCTTTTGTTTTTCTTTGCGATAAATTATATGATTTTATAAATCAATTATTTAAATTTATTTCTTATCCCGAACTGATATTAAATAATAGAGTTTGGCTAAAGCCAGATTTGATTTTAATGATTTTCAAAATGGGCTAAAGCCCATTCCTATTGAATATAAAAACTCTGTTTTCGAAAATTTCACGCGAAGATTTGTAAATTTACACAGATAAATTAATAGAAGCAGAGTGTAATCCTTTTATTAAAAATAAATTATAGTATTGGCTTTAGTTAAAGCGTAAAATGTATTATACATGGAGAAAATAATAGAAATCTTAAAATCCGGCGGCACAATTCTTTACCCAACAGATACCATTTGGGGAATTGGCTGTGATGCCACAAATATAGAAGCCGTAAACAAAATATTCGACATCAAAAAACGGGAAAAAAACAAATCCATGATCATTCTGGTGGAATCTGAAAAGAGATTACAGGATTTGGTAGATGTTCCGGAAATGGCTTGGGAAATTATTGATCTGAGCGAAAAACCGGTAACAATTGTTTATGAAAACCCGAGAGGATTGCCAAAAGAATTGTTGGCTGAAGACGGAAGCATCGGAATCCGTCTGGTAAAAAATGACTTCTGCAAAAAACTGATTACAAAACTCAACAAACCATTGGTTTCAACTTCAGCCAATTTCAGCGGTGAAAAAAGTCCTTTGAAATTCTCGGATATTTCTCCTGAAATGATTGATCTCGTTGACTATGCAATAGAAGAGGATAGAGAAGTAGTTTCAAAATATTCGGGTTCATCGGTGATTAAAGTCTGGAGCGACAACAGGATAAAAGTTCTGAGAGAATAATCCACATTTATCATATATTTTAAAGTCTTATTCGTCCGCATCGGCAGGATTTCTTTTTTTAGTTTTATCTTTGCAGAACTTCAATTTTAAAACAATCGCTATGAATCATCAAAAGTTTGCCGAAGAATGGATCAAAGCATGGAATTCGCACGATCTGGATGTTATTTTATCTCATTATTCAGATGATATAGAGATCGTTACGCCGATGATAAAATTAGCAACAGGAGGAAAAGAAAGTTCACTTAAAGGAAAATCTGCGGTTCGCGGATATTGGAAAGCAGCACTGGAAAAATATCCTGATCTTCACTTCGAGCTTATAAAATCTACGGAAGGGGTAGATTCTGTGGCTTTATTTTACAAATCTATTATGGATAAACATGCAATGGAAGTGATGTTTTTTAATGAAGATGAAAAAATTAATAAAATGTATGCTCATTACGATTAATGGGCGGCATTAGTGTATTACAAAATGAAAATTAATCTTACTCAAAATAAAAATTTAAAACTTTTCAAAATCATTTCGGAGGTTGCAGCCCGGAACAATCAGTCTGTATATATCGTCGGAGGCTATGTACGGGATCTTTTGATGAAAAGAAAAGCACCAACGGATATTGATTTTGTGACCGAACAAAGCGGTATTGAACTAGCCCAAAATGTCGGAAAGGAAATTGATCCGAAAATAAAAGTTTCTGTTTTCAAAACGTACGGAACGGCGATGATCAAATACAAAGATCTTGAGCTTGAATTTGTAGGGGCGAGAAAAGAAAGTTATACCGAAAACAGCCGTAAACCGGAAGTGGAAGGCGGAACCATTGAGGACGATCAGAAAAGAAGAGATTTTACGGTGAATGCCATGGCAATTTCTTTAAATCAGGATAATTTCGGTGAACTGGTAGATCCTTTCAACGGAGTGGAAGATCTGGAAAAAGGAATTTTAAGAACGCCTCTGGAGCCTGCACAAACCTATTCTGATGATCCGTTGAGAATGATGAGAGCCGTTCGTTTTGCCTCCACTTTAAATTTTAAAATTGAAGAAAATTCACTGGAAGCCATTAAGCAGGAAGCCGAAAGAATAAAAATTGTTTCGATGGAAAGAATAATGGTGGAATTTAATAAAATCATGCTTTCCAAAAAGCCATCTATTGGTCTGAAATTAATGGAACAGACAGGTTTAATGAAATTAATTATTCCTGAACTGATTGATCTGAAAGGAGTAGAAGAAGTAGAAGGACAAACCCATAAAGACAATTTTTACCATACTTTGGAGGTGGTAGACAATATTTCTGAAAACACGGAAAATTTGTGGCTTCGTTGGTCTGCATTGCTTCACGACATCGGAAAAGCACCGACCAAAAAATTCGTTGAAGGAACAGGATGGACGTTCCATGGACATGAGTTTTTAGGCTCAAAAATGGTAAAAACATTATTCCAGAGACTGAAACTGCCTTTAGGTCCGGACATGAAATATGTTCAGAAAATGGTAAAACTTTCGTCGCGCCCGATTGCTTTAATTACCGATGATGCTTCGGATTCTGCGTTGCGAAGATTATTGTTTGATGCAGGAGAAAATATGGAAGATCTTTTTACCCTTTGTAAAGCAGATATTACTACCAAAAATTCTAAAAAACAGGAGAAATTCAAGAAAAATTTTGAATATGTTGCTGTTAAGATTAAAGAAGTTGAGGAAAAAGATCAGGTAAGAAACTTTCAGCCGCCAATTTCAGGAGAAGAAATTATGGCAATGTTCAATCTGAAACCGGGTCGCGAAATCGGAATTTTAAAGGAAAAAGTAAAGGAAGCCATTCTGGAAGGCGAAATTGCAAACGACAGTGAGGAAGCGAAGAATTTTGTGATTGCGGAAGCGAAAAAGCTTGGATTGACACTTGCCTAAATGCTTTTCGGGACATTTGATTATATAATTTTAGCATTAATTTTCCTTATCAATATTCTTGTCTGGAAATTTAAAATAATTAAAAAACGCAACTGGATTTTATATCTGGTTGCGTTTTTATTTTTCGGATTTGTTATTCCGCTTTTATCTGTTGATTTTGAAATTGAAAAAGCGACAAAAGATCAGCCAATTGTTGATAATTTCACGCTTTTGTACACGTATTTCAGGTTTCCGGTTTGGTGGTTTATTGGCATTCTTCAGCTTCTTATTTTAAGGAAAAGAGATTGAGTATTTCAACCAAGCTGGTAATTCAAAAAATAAGTATTCAATTCTTACTATAGCAAAGACGTTAAAAGATTACGGCGGAGCTGAAAGCTCCGCCGTAATCTTTTACTTATTTCAAAAAAAATTAATTCATATAAGCGGCATTAGATCCAATTCCTGTTACGAATTTTTTCAGAACTGTTCCCGAAGTATTGTATACCGTAACTTCGGATGGGGCTGTAAAATTCTTCACATCAGACGCAAAGATTTTCCCGTCTTTTACAGAGAAACCATACAGCGTAAAATATTGCCCTCCGTCTACAAAATTGATAAGTGGAGTAGAAGGAGCCGTTGTAGCATTCATATCCATTGAGTAAATCTTGTTGGAAGAGGTGAAATAGTATTTTCCGCCATCAATTTCAAGGTTTCTTGCATTTGCGATGCCGGTTAAGGTTGTAGTTTTTGTAATTGTTCCTGCAGGAGAAATTTCATAAATGTAAGAATTAGATGTTCCTGAAGCAATTACGTACACATTGTTATTGTAACTGATGGTTTTTTCGATTTCACCATTTGGAACAGAAACTGTGTTGATGATCTCATTGGTTGAAGTATTGATTCTTGTAAGCGTACTTCCGTAGCTGTAAGTAGCATTCTGAACAAATACCGTTCCTCCAGCTTCAACCACCCTTTCCGCTGTAGAAGTTGACGCGAAAGGAATTTTCTTCACAAAAGAAAGATCAGAAAGCTTGTAAACATTCACATATTTTGCTCCGTTATACTTATCGTTGGAAACATAAAGATTTCCGTTACTGATCGTCATGTATCTCGGATTATCCAGCTGTGCCGTAATTTCTCCGGTTTTTTTGAAATTATAACGGTTAACAACCTGTACTTTATTCGAATTATTCAGAAGCAAAAAAGCTCTGTCGTCACTGAATGTGATCGTCTGTAAAACATCACCCAGATTTTCGTTATTATTTTTCTTATAAATATCGTTTTCCAATACAGAAAGATCTTTAGAAATAAAAGAAACACTTGCTGTAGGCGTTCCGAAGTTTCCTTCATTCGCAATAAAATATCCGTTTTCATAATCACCTCGCGACGGCATTACATATTCATCATCACTACATGAAACATTAATCACAAGGATTAAAGCCAGTAAAAGCTGAAAAAGTCTGTTGAATTTCATAATATAATAATTGATTTTAAAAATTTAAGTTGATGTAAAAACTGTAGTTTCTTTTAGGTAAAGGATAATAAGCCATCGTTTCATAGATTTCGTTGGTGATATTATTTACCCTCAATCCTAAAGTATACTTTTTGGCAACCGTTGCAGATAATCCTGCATTTAGAACGAAATACGGTTTTATAAGATAATCGTTATTCTCATCAGAAGTGGTAAAAGTTTTACCGTTGAACAGTCCCTGAACATACAGATTCATGAATTTATACTGATAATCTGCATTCCCGAAAACCTTATGAAGAGGAACATACATCAGCTGATTTTTCGTTTCAAGATCTACAGACCTCGTATAGCTGTATCCCGTGTTTATTTTTAAAGAATGTTTTTTCGAAAACTTGTGCTGAAATCCAATTTTAGACTCAAAACCATAAGACTCAACATTTCTTACGTTTCTTGGTGACCAATATCCCAGAGAAGTAGGAATCCACTGAATCATATCCTTTATTTTCATGTAATAAGGCGTGAGACTCAACATGAATTTTCCAAACGTCAATTCGTGGCTCATTTCAGTCTGTAAAGACGTTTCTGCCTTCAGATCCAAATTTCCGCCCGGATTCCAGTAAAGATCATTGAAGGATGGAAATCTGAAATTCTTTGAAAAACTTGTCCCTAAACTATACCAGTCAGAAACCTTCCATTTGCCTGAAAAAGAATAGAGTAAAGGCGATTCTATATTTTCAATAAAATCCTTCTTGATTCCGGCTTCCAGTCTCAGCTTTTGGGTAGGGAAATATCTCAACAATCCTGCAACAGAATAAATATTTCTCTTTACATCCTCAATTCTGGATTGATAGCCCTCTCCTTTATTGATCTGATACTCCCCAATAACATTAACATTCAGTTTAGGCGTGATGAAATAATTGAAATCATCTTTAAAAATCAGATTTTTTCCCGTTCCGCCACTGGTTTTAGGAGCTTCAAAAACACCGAAATACTGGAAATTTTCTTCCGTGTAAGCCGCTTTCAGGCTGTTTGAAATCGATTTTGAATTAATATCGTGGGTAAGAAGGCTTCGGAAAGTCTGCGCTGCATATTTCGTACGATTGCCGTTTTCCGTGAAGATCGGATAATTCTGTTCCGCATCATACAACTGGCTTTGCCAAGAAATTTTCTGATTTCGGGCAATTTTGTAACTGAAGCCAATGTTCGCTGTACCGTTAAAATATTTACCGTTTCGGTTGATATACTGCTTTTCAGGAACCTCATAATTATTTTGACTGATGAAATAATTTCCGGATGCCTTAAAACTGAAATCCGCATTGCTGAAAGAAGTTTTAAAATAATTCTGGAACGTCTCATAAGAAGCCACTTCACTATGTAAAGTTGCATGAAAACCCTCATTAAATTTCAATTCATTGTTAAGGTGAATACTTCCTCCGATCGCTCCGCTTCCGTAAACCACACTTCCGCCACCGGCTTTCACTTCAAGCGCATCATAACCGAAAATCGCGATATTATTAACATCTCCCTGTCCTAAAAGAACAGAATTGATGTTAATTCCATTCCACACAAAAGCAGTCTGCTGCGCCGTTGTTCCCCTGAAAGAAGGCGAAGAAACCGCGCCACGTCCATTTTCCTTAATGTAAACAGGAGACTGAAAACGTAACGTTTCAGAAAGATTCGCGGAGTTTTTTTCGATATCTTTGGGAGTAATTGTAGTAACCGGATGAAAAAGTTTAACCTTATTCATCTGATTGTCAAAAATATAAACGGTGTCAATAGCTTTCTCCTGTGCGTAAAGAAAACAACCGTATGATGCAAAAAGCAGTACTAAAGATCTTTTTAATGCCATTCCTATTTTACTTTTCCTCCGAAAGCAATGTTTTTAAGATTACATTTTGGCAGGTCTCCTGACTTTCGCTTTCTACACCTTCCCGTTTTCACAGTGGTTTATCGTAGAAATCTTGTATGCGATTTACAGTTGCGGGGACAGTTTGGGATTTTCGCCCAATTCCCTTTTCATTCCAAATTAATGGAAACCAAAATTTTTGCAAAGATAACTTTTTTAATTTATTGACAAAAAAAATAGCCGTTAAGTATCTTTTTAATAAAACAATGATTTGTTGCATTACATACGAAAAACAATTTCAGGAGCTTTTTCCAGCTTTCGCTACTCGCTTTTTTTGGATTCGGCGGCGGCAAAAGCCGCCGCCGAATCCAAAAAAGAGCTCAGACATGCCGCTCAATCTGGGCTAGGAAAATAAAACCGCAGAAAATAAACAGTTTTTATAAAATTCAGATTCTATTGAAAAATAAATAATCATTTTCAGTAAGAATTATTTAAAATGTATTAAAATCTTACTTTAAGTTTCTTTAAATTCATTTTAAATTTAGCCGCAAAAAAGACAAAAGACTTTATTGAATTTATTTAAAGTATTTCAAAAGTCTGCAAAGAGAAAAAATCTCTGATTTTTTTTAACTTATGTGCTCTTTTTTTTCCATTGAAGGATTAAACTTAAAAAACTAAAGTGTTTAAATCTTTTGCATCTTTTGTGGTAAAAAAATTAAGCAGGTTATTTAATTACTTTAAAATAAACATCATTAAAGAAGAAAATCATAGATTTTTAAAGACTATGTGTTCTTCTATTTTAAATACGCATCATTCAAAATCTCATGTGACTTATGTGATGAAAGAAAGTCCCTTCTTAAAAAACTTTCCCTTAAATAGTTAAAATACAAATGAAAAATTCAGACAGAATTTAAGAGTTTGTTTAAATTTTTTTAAATAAAAATACTCTTATTGAAAAAAAACTAAGGCGCAAGGTCTGATAAAAGTTCTATTCTTTTAAGACGCAAGGAGAAAATTAAAGATTTTCCTTTATAATGCTGATGAAATTTTATCGCAGATAAAATCCTTGCGCCCTAAAGCATACTATCTTAAACAACTTTGCGCCCTTGCGAAAATCCAGCCTGAATTCTTATTTACCATTATTTAAACATTTTAACTATAAAAAAGTACCGTCAAAATAAAACGGCAGAAGATCCTTAATAGAATGTACCTTCACCACCTCATCATTCAGATTAGAAAAATAAAGTTCAATATTTTCATTTTGTTTCGTTTCATATTCAATAATGCTCTGTCTGCACGATCCGCATGGCGGAATCGGTGGATTTTTCTCAGAAAACTCCTTCGGTCCG
Encoded proteins:
- a CDS encoding TonB-dependent receptor plug domain-containing protein; the encoded protein is MALKRSLVLLFASYGCFLYAQEKAIDTVYIFDNQMNKVKLFHPVTTITPKDIEKNSANLSETLRFQSPVYIKENGRGAVSSPSFRGTTAQQTAFVWNGININSVLLGQGDVNNIAIFGYDALEVKAGGGSVVYGSGAIGGSIHLNNELKFNEGFHATLHSEVASYETFQNYFKTSFSNADFSFKASGNYFISQNNYEVPEKQYINRNGKYFNGTANIGFSYKIARNQKISWQSQLYDAEQNYPIFTENGNRTKYAAQTFRSLLTHDINSKSISNSLKAAYTEENFQYFGVFEAPKTSGGTGKNLIFKDDFNYFITPKLNVNVIGEYQINKGEGYQSRIEDVKRNIYSVAGLLRYFPTQKLRLEAGIKKDFIENIESPLLYSFSGKWKVSDWYSLGTSFSKNFRFPSFNDLYWNPGGNLDLKAETSLQTEMSHELTFGKFMLSLTPYYMKIKDMIQWIPTSLGYWSPRNVRNVESYGFESKIGFQHKFSKKHSLKINTGYSYTRSVDLETKNQLMYVPLHKVFGNADYQYKFMNLYVQGLFNGKTFTTSDENNDYLIKPYFVLNAGLSATVAKKYTLGLRVNNITNEIYETMAYYPLPKRNYSFYINLNF
- a CDS encoding L-threonylcarbamoyladenylate synthase — protein: MEKIIEILKSGGTILYPTDTIWGIGCDATNIEAVNKIFDIKKREKNKSMIILVESEKRLQDLVDVPEMAWEIIDLSEKPVTIVYENPRGLPKELLAEDGSIGIRLVKNDFCKKLITKLNKPLVSTSANFSGEKSPLKFSDISPEMIDLVDYAIEEDREVVSKYSGSSVIKVWSDNRIKVLRE
- the tnpA gene encoding IS200/IS605 family transposase is translated as MPFIKIYIHVVFSTKNRIPYFNTPELRIKVWKHIKENASQKGIFLDMVNGYSDHCHCLISLGSNQNIEKIVQLLKGESSYWINKNALTKEKFFWQDEYFAVSVSESMIESVRNYVKNQESHHKKKSFAEEYQEFLDKYNFK
- a CDS encoding YncE family protein, which encodes MKFNRLFQLLLALILVINVSCSDDEYVMPSRGDYENGYFIANEGNFGTPTASVSFISKDLSVLENDIYKKNNNENLGDVLQTITFSDDRAFLLLNNSNKVQVVNRYNFKKTGEITAQLDNPRYMTISNGNLYVSNDKYNGAKYVNVYKLSDLSFVKKIPFASTSTAERVVEAGGTVFVQNATYSYGSTLTRINTSTNEIINTVSVPNGEIEKTISYNNNVYVIASGTSNSYIYEISPAGTITKTTTLTGIANARNLEIDGGKYYFTSSNKIYSMDMNATTAPSTPLINFVDGGQYFTLYGFSVKDGKIFASDVKNFTAPSEVTVYNTSGTVLKKFVTGIGSNAAYMN
- a CDS encoding CCA tRNA nucleotidyltransferase → MKINLTQNKNLKLFKIISEVAARNNQSVYIVGGYVRDLLMKRKAPTDIDFVTEQSGIELAQNVGKEIDPKIKVSVFKTYGTAMIKYKDLELEFVGARKESYTENSRKPEVEGGTIEDDQKRRDFTVNAMAISLNQDNFGELVDPFNGVEDLEKGILRTPLEPAQTYSDDPLRMMRAVRFASTLNFKIEENSLEAIKQEAERIKIVSMERIMVEFNKIMLSKKPSIGLKLMEQTGLMKLIIPELIDLKGVEEVEGQTHKDNFYHTLEVVDNISENTENLWLRWSALLHDIGKAPTKKFVEGTGWTFHGHEFLGSKMVKTLFQRLKLPLGPDMKYVQKMVKLSSRPIALITDDASDSALRRLLFDAGENMEDLFTLCKADITTKNSKKQEKFKKNFEYVAVKIKEVEEKDQVRNFQPPISGEEIMAMFNLKPGREIGILKEKVKEAILEGEIANDSEEAKNFVIAEAKKLGLTLA
- a CDS encoding nuclear transport factor 2 family protein, with the translated sequence MNHQKFAEEWIKAWNSHDLDVILSHYSDDIEIVTPMIKLATGGKESSLKGKSAVRGYWKAALEKYPDLHFELIKSTEGVDSVALFYKSIMDKHAMEVMFFNEDEKINKMYAHYD